From a single Silene latifolia isolate original U9 population chromosome 6, ASM4854445v1, whole genome shotgun sequence genomic region:
- the LOC141588663 gene encoding uncharacterized protein LOC141588663, whose protein sequence is MWLLKGVATFSKASGLCLNKDKSAAYFNGVHNTIVNEIIQVSGFQKGTMPFRYLGVLIPAKRISKNEGQQIIDRIVKRIRSWEARHLSYAGKLALIKSILITLHSYRASIFLIPSGIMNKIQSLCRNYPWKGNDAYSKVIPKVKWDTLVKKGYRNDEWLGNEKGYTVRGGYQWLS, encoded by the exons ATGTGGTTACTCAAAGGCGTTGCAACTTTCTCTAAGGCCTCTGGCCTATGCCTTAATAAGGATAAGTCTGCAGCATATTTTAATGGAGTACACAATACTATAGTAAATGAGATTATACAAGTgtcaggattccaaaaaggcaCCATGCCTTTCAGATATTTGGGGGTTCTAATACCTGCAAAGAGAATTAGCAAGAATGAAGGTCAGCAGATAATTGATAGGATTGTAAAGAGAATCAGGTCTTGGGAGGCAAGGCATCTGTCCTATGCAGGAAAGCTTGCTCTCATCAAGTCTATTCTTATCACTCTTCACTCATACCGGGCTAGCATCTTTTTAATTCCCAGTGGGATAATGAACAAAATTCAATCTCTTTGTAGGAACTACCCGTGGAAAGGTAATGATGCTTATAGTAAGGTAATACCCAAAGTTAAGTGGGATACA TTGGTAAAGAAGGGATACAGGAATGATGAATGGCTTGGTAATGAGAAAGGATACACTGTACGGGGGGGTTACCAATGGCTGTCTTGA